A section of the Caballeronia sp. M1242 genome encodes:
- a CDS encoding zinc-dependent peptidase, translated as MPNLFTRWFGAQRRERALRKYAIDDALWQRTLDAFPFFGHLSAPDRDRLRELTSLFIAQKSFSTAHELELTDDMIVAIAAQACLPVLNLSLDLYDGWVGVIVYPGEFVIKKTVEDEAGVVHEIEHDASGEAWEGGPVVLSWEDAQMADGSDAYNVVIHEFAHKIDMVNGEANGHPPLFRRWHAPLDHAAWSDVFDNAYDQFCARVDAVPKRRWARFERESLIDPYAADHPSEFFAVCSEALFVTPQAFEAEYPELYRLLARYYRQDPANVGALAG; from the coding sequence ATGCCCAACCTCTTCACCCGCTGGTTCGGCGCGCAACGCCGCGAGCGCGCGCTGCGCAAGTACGCCATCGACGACGCCCTCTGGCAGCGCACGCTCGACGCCTTCCCGTTTTTCGGCCACTTGAGCGCGCCCGACCGCGACCGCCTGCGCGAGCTGACGAGCCTGTTCATCGCGCAGAAGTCGTTTTCCACCGCGCACGAACTGGAACTGACCGACGACATGATCGTCGCGATCGCCGCGCAGGCGTGCCTGCCGGTGCTCAACCTGAGCCTCGATCTGTACGACGGCTGGGTCGGCGTGATCGTCTATCCGGGCGAGTTCGTGATCAAGAAGACCGTGGAGGACGAAGCCGGCGTGGTGCATGAGATCGAGCACGACGCGAGCGGCGAGGCGTGGGAAGGCGGCCCGGTCGTGCTCTCGTGGGAGGACGCGCAGATGGCGGACGGCTCGGACGCGTACAACGTCGTGATTCACGAGTTCGCGCACAAGATCGACATGGTGAACGGCGAGGCTAACGGGCATCCGCCGCTCTTTCGACGCTGGCACGCGCCGCTCGACCATGCCGCGTGGTCCGACGTGTTCGACAACGCCTACGACCAGTTCTGCGCGCGCGTGGACGCGGTGCCGAAGCGCCGCTGGGCGCGCTTCGAGCGAGAATCGCTGATCGATCCGTATGCGGCGGACCATCCGTCGGAATTCTTCGCGGTTTGCAGCGAGGCGCTCTTCGTCACGCCGCAGGCTTTCGAGGCCGAGTATCCCGAGTTGTATCGGCTGCTCGCGCGTTATTACCGCCAGGACCCGGCGAACGTGGGCGCGCTGGCGGGTTGA
- a CDS encoding type B 50S ribosomal protein L31, which translates to MKEGIHPDYREVLFVDMSNDFKFVTRSTIQTRETAEYNGKTYPLAKIEVSSESHPFYTGQQKIMDTAGRVEKFNNKFARFSTKK; encoded by the coding sequence ATGAAAGAAGGCATTCACCCGGATTACCGCGAAGTCCTGTTCGTCGACATGTCGAACGACTTCAAGTTCGTGACCCGCTCGACCATCCAGACGCGCGAAACCGCCGAGTACAACGGCAAGACGTACCCGCTCGCGAAGATCGAAGTGTCGTCGGAATCGCACCCGTTCTACACCGGCCAGCAGAAGATCATGGACACGGCCGGCCGCGTCGAGAAGTTCAACAACAAGTTCGCGCGCTTCTCCACCAAGAAGTAA
- a CDS encoding glycosyltransferase family 39 protein, which translates to MRSVVRLTASATSALPRWLLLAICITYASFGLFGRDPWKNEDAAGFGVMWTMANGDARDWLLPNLLGKAPTADGPLMYWLGATFIRLLSPWVDASNASRVVTGLLFCLACAFVWYSTYLLGRREEAQPFKYAFGGEPEPRDYGRTLADGALLILLACFGLAERGHETTPQLAQFAGTAMLIYGLVRSLDKPVHGALVWGAAIGVVGLSSSPVLVFALLLCTLAMTIIVRQVRAAPLLIYGLPVAVVLIAAWVLPTLHFFPDDGEWWLRQWWRTSFYTFSGPPSLVFGYAMKNLPLFAWPAWPLAIWAFVSWGGMRRSPHVAVPLSIIGPLLVLVVLQAHETNRLFLLLLPPLSVLATFALPTLKRGAINAIDWFAMLSFTIIGSLVWLVWTAGMIGFPAPMARNLARLVPGFHPEFKLISFVCAVAVTVCWFLLARWRLARHPKVLWRSVVLSSAGTTLMWVLLMTLWLPVVNYSRTYRDVAEQIADHLPPDYTCISPVRLGDAQIATFAYFGGMHFAFDEDCDVILRQDRADYGDPPSISTFQWKLVWEGRRAADRDERFRLYVRIQRPAPPAKKPLRPRTLRRTQ; encoded by the coding sequence ATGCGATCTGTCGTTCGTCTGACCGCCTCCGCCACCAGCGCCCTGCCGCGCTGGCTCCTGCTCGCCATCTGCATCACGTATGCGTCGTTCGGCCTCTTTGGCCGCGATCCCTGGAAGAACGAAGACGCAGCGGGCTTCGGCGTGATGTGGACGATGGCCAACGGCGACGCCCGCGACTGGCTCCTGCCGAATCTGCTCGGCAAGGCGCCGACCGCCGACGGACCGCTGATGTACTGGCTCGGCGCGACGTTCATTCGCCTCCTGAGCCCGTGGGTCGATGCGAGCAACGCGTCGCGCGTCGTGACGGGCCTGCTCTTCTGTCTCGCGTGCGCGTTCGTCTGGTATTCGACGTATCTGCTCGGCCGCCGCGAAGAAGCGCAGCCGTTCAAGTACGCGTTCGGCGGCGAGCCGGAACCGCGCGACTATGGCCGCACCCTCGCCGACGGCGCGCTCCTGATTTTGCTCGCGTGCTTCGGCCTGGCCGAGCGCGGCCACGAAACCACGCCGCAGCTCGCGCAGTTCGCCGGCACGGCCATGCTCATCTACGGCCTCGTGCGCAGCCTCGACAAGCCGGTACACGGCGCGCTCGTGTGGGGCGCGGCGATCGGCGTCGTCGGGCTGTCGAGCTCGCCGGTGCTCGTCTTCGCGCTGCTGCTCTGCACGCTCGCCATGACCATCATCGTGCGTCAGGTGCGCGCCGCGCCCTTGCTGATCTACGGCCTGCCGGTCGCCGTCGTGCTGATCGCCGCATGGGTGTTGCCGACGCTGCACTTCTTTCCCGACGACGGCGAGTGGTGGCTGCGCCAATGGTGGCGCACGAGCTTCTATACGTTCTCCGGGCCGCCATCGCTCGTGTTCGGCTACGCGATGAAGAACCTGCCGCTCTTCGCGTGGCCCGCGTGGCCGCTCGCGATCTGGGCGTTCGTGAGCTGGGGCGGCATGCGCCGCTCGCCGCACGTGGCGGTGCCGTTGTCGATCATTGGGCCGCTGCTGGTGCTCGTCGTGTTGCAGGCGCACGAGACCAACCGCCTCTTCCTGCTGCTCTTGCCGCCGCTTTCCGTGCTCGCGACGTTCGCGCTGCCGACGCTCAAGCGCGGCGCGATCAACGCGATCGACTGGTTCGCAATGCTCAGCTTCACGATCATCGGCTCGCTGGTGTGGCTCGTGTGGACGGCGGGCATGATCGGCTTCCCGGCGCCGATGGCGCGCAACCTCGCGCGTCTCGTGCCGGGCTTTCATCCCGAGTTCAAGCTCATTTCCTTCGTGTGCGCGGTGGCGGTGACGGTCTGCTGGTTCCTGCTCGCTCGCTGGCGGCTTGCGCGGCATCCGAAGGTGCTGTGGCGCAGCGTCGTGTTGTCGAGCGCGGGCACCACGCTGATGTGGGTGCTGCTCATGACGCTTTGGCTGCCGGTCGTCAACTACAGCCGCACGTATCGCGACGTGGCGGAGCAGATCGCCGATCATCTTCCGCCCGACTACACGTGCATCTCGCCTGTGCGTCTCGGCGATGCGCAGATCGCGACCTTCGCCTATTTCGGCGGCATGCATTTCGCGTTCGACGAAGATTGCGATGTGATCCTCCGACAGGACCGCGCCGATTACGGCGATCCGCCCTCCATCTCGACGTTCCAGTGGAAGCTCGTGTGGGAAGGCCGCCGCGCCGCCGACCGCGACGAACGCTTCCGCCTCTACGTGCGCATCCAGCGCCCCGCGCCGCCGGCGAAGAAGCCGTTGCGCCCGCGCACGCTGCGCCGAACGCAGTAA
- a CDS encoding MATE family efflux transporter has product MWRDVRTIAALAWPVLIGQLAVIAFGVIDTAMVGRFSATDLAALGLGSSVYISIYIGLTGILVALQPIAGQLFGAGRESEIGEETRQALWLAVALTVIGFVLLFFPEPLLSLAKAPPALHERTVQYLRILSFGLPASLAFRVYSSLTNAVGKPRLVMFLQVGGLILKFPLNTWFIFGGAGVPALGGPGCALASTLINWVLAAVGMTVLVKFEFFRPFGIFSRFSWPAFRRQVALLRLGIPMGLSYLIEVTSYTFMALFISRFGTTTLAGHQIAGNLGAVLYMTPLAIGIASSTLVSQALGARRFDDAASISRHGIGMACVLACVYGVILLAARPHIIAAYTPDANVIAAAMPLVLIIVFYHLCDALQITTAFILRAYKVTLVPTVIYAIALWGIGLGGGYLLGFDVGGAVPAWLQGARGFWIANSLSLGVAGVGLFLYWRRVSVRHLDTVDAD; this is encoded by the coding sequence ATGTGGCGCGACGTGCGAACCATCGCGGCGCTCGCGTGGCCGGTGCTGATCGGGCAACTCGCGGTGATCGCGTTCGGCGTGATCGACACCGCGATGGTCGGCCGCTTCTCCGCCACCGACCTCGCCGCGCTCGGTCTCGGCTCGTCGGTCTATATCTCCATCTACATCGGCCTGACGGGCATTCTCGTCGCGCTTCAGCCGATTGCCGGGCAGCTTTTCGGCGCGGGACGCGAGAGCGAGATCGGCGAGGAGACGCGCCAGGCGCTGTGGCTCGCGGTGGCGCTGACGGTGATCGGCTTCGTGCTGCTCTTCTTTCCCGAGCCGCTTCTGAGTCTTGCTAAGGCGCCGCCCGCGCTGCACGAACGCACGGTGCAGTATCTGCGCATCTTGTCGTTCGGCTTGCCCGCGAGCCTTGCGTTTCGCGTCTACAGTTCACTGACCAACGCGGTCGGCAAGCCGCGGCTCGTGATGTTTCTGCAAGTCGGCGGCCTGATTCTCAAGTTTCCGCTCAATACGTGGTTCATCTTCGGCGGCGCGGGCGTGCCGGCGCTCGGCGGCCCCGGCTGCGCGCTCGCGAGCACGCTCATCAACTGGGTGCTGGCGGCGGTCGGCATGACGGTGCTCGTGAAGTTCGAGTTCTTCCGCCCGTTCGGCATCTTCTCGCGCTTTTCGTGGCCCGCATTCAGGCGGCAAGTCGCGCTCTTGCGGCTCGGCATTCCGATGGGGCTTTCCTATCTGATCGAAGTGACGTCGTACACGTTCATGGCGCTCTTCATCTCGCGCTTCGGCACGACGACGCTCGCGGGCCATCAGATCGCGGGCAACCTCGGCGCGGTGCTCTACATGACGCCGCTTGCCATCGGCATTGCCTCGTCCACGCTGGTTTCGCAGGCGCTCGGCGCGCGGCGCTTCGACGACGCCGCGTCGATCTCGCGGCACGGCATCGGCATGGCGTGCGTGCTGGCGTGCGTGTACGGCGTGATCCTGCTCGCCGCGCGGCCGCACATCATCGCGGCCTATACGCCCGATGCGAACGTCATCGCGGCCGCGATGCCGCTCGTGCTCATCATCGTCTTCTATCACCTCTGCGACGCGCTGCAGATCACCACCGCGTTCATACTGCGCGCGTACAAGGTGACGCTGGTGCCTACCGTGATTTATGCCATCGCGCTGTGGGGCATCGGGCTCGGCGGCGGTTATCTGCTGGGCTTCGATGTCGGCGGCGCGGTGCCCGCGTGGCTGCAAGGCGCGCGCGGATTCTGGATCGCCAATTCGCTGAGCCTCGGCGTGGCGGGCGTCGGACTGTTCCTCTACTGGCGGCGCGTGAGCGTGCGGCATCTCGATACGGTGGACGCGGACTGA